AAACTTTTATCAGAACTACGAAGAACGAGCGGAGGGTAAAATTACGACTGCTTGTAACAGCGGTTTCACGCAATTGCTGCTTCTCTTGTAAAATGAACCACCTTTTTCCATAACTTCGTTTTGTCCAGCCGAGAGTACTCAGTTCCAGAAGCCGCAACTGACGTGAAGCCGCCGGACGTTACAGGCAATTGCTCCGTGTCCGAAATGACGATTTTCGTAATTGAGTGGCTCGGCTTGTGTAATCACAAATTAACTTCTCTCCTATTTTTCAAAGAGCAACTTTGTGGCTCAGCTTTGAAACCTTGGCCGGGATTTTCTGGTCTCCATTTACTTTTCTTCTTGCCGAGAAATCTCTGCGAAGCTCAATTGGGTTGTATTGCTGCTTAAGTCTTTGTCAATTTCTTTGTCTTGAAAAATGCTGAAAATTTCCTTTTCAAAATTCTAAACTTAACGTGGATCTCAAAAAAACTATCGCATTAGAAATTCTTTGTGGTTACTTTGCGTGATTATGCGCTTGTGTCGCAACAGCCTGTAACAGCGGCTTCACGCAATTGCTGCTTTCTTTGTAAAATGAGCTTCTTTTTTCCATAACTTCGTTCTGTCCAGCCGAGAGTACTCAGTTCCAATGCCGCAACTGACGTGAAGCCGCCGGACGTTACAGGCAATAGCTCCGTCGCAGAAATGACTATTTTTCGTAGTTGAAAAGATTCGGCTTGCGCAAATTTAAAATCACTTCTCTCCTATTTCCTGGGAATAAACTTTGTGGATTTGACTTTGAAAGTATTCATTGAAATTTTGTCAATTTCATTTACGTTTTCGTGTCGCCGAGAAATCTCAGCTAAACGCAATCTGGCTTAAACTTGCTTAAAATCTTTGTCAATTCTTGTTGTCCGGAAAATTACAGCTGAGGATTTTGCACTTAAAATTGCAACCTCAAAAAAAGCGGAAAATCTATAAAAACCAATTGCAGCAGATTTTCTTTGTGGTTACTTTGTGTGATTTTTGTTGTGTGTCGCTACAGCCTGTAACAGCGGTTTCACGCAATTGCTACTTCCTTTGTAAAATGAACTTCTTTTTTCCATAACTTCGTTTTGTCCAGCCGAGAGTACTCGGTTCCAAATGCCGCAACTGACGTGAAGCCGCCGGACGTTACCTGCAAGCGCTACAAAAATCGAGTAAAATCAAATTATGGAGATAGGAAAACAATTTAACAGCTTGCGTTTTGAAGATTATTTTTTTTATATCGATAATTATAAAAAATATTCTGACTTTAATACTTTGGGATTATATCGTTCACTTTCAGAAAATGAAAAACTTAATCTCGAACAGAAAATTTCCATTAGAGATTATGCAAACAAAATATTTGAAAAGACATTTAATTTTTTGCAAGTAAAAGATCCTTGGACTTACATAAAGGTGCAAACTTTAGGATTAGAACTAACGGATGGTGACAAGGAAGAAATGTGGCGTAAAATATTTATAAATCAGGAAAAAATATTGCGCGAAAAAAGAATAAAACACAAGAATTTCGGAGAATATTCCAAGCATAACTGTGGTTACGAAACATGTCCTATGAATGGCATAATGATTAAGCAAGGCTCGTTTATGGCCGAGTACGAAATGTGTATTGGAAATATCAATAGATATGTACAAAAACAAAAGTCTGAAAAAAGAAAATCAGATAGAAAAAGCGAAAGCCAAATTATTAATAACGAATTGGATTTAGAATAATGCGCCAGCAGGTAACAGCGGTTTCACGCAATTGCTGCTTTCCTTGTAAAATGAACTTCTTTTTTCCATAACTTCGTTTTGTCCAGCCGAGAGTACTCAGTTCCAAAAGCCGCAACTGACGCGAAGCCGCCGGACGTTAGCAGAAAGACTACCTCAAAATGACGAAAAAAACGAGCCTGATAATCATAATTTCGATACTTTGGATCAGTATCATTACTTCAATATGTTTAGTTAAAAATTATAATGTAAATTTCATTTTTGGAATAGTTGGACTTTCCATTGTCACAATAACATATAATAAATTTCGAGAATTTAGCTTCGGAATTTTAGCATTACTGATTTTTCTATCTATTTTTAATGTTGTAAGTTTTAGCTATGCTTTTGGCTTATACTTTCATATTTTTGGAGGTCGTTTAAATATTCCTTCTGTAATATTGTTTTGTGTTTTGTTTTTTACACAAATTGAAAAATTTGTGGATTTAAGACAAAATTGGTTTAAAGAAGATGAAACCGAGATTCAATATCACAAAGAAAAAAAGACACGTATGTTTAAAAATAATTTTCAAAACTTGTCAGAAATTGAGTTGCGAAAAAAGTTGGAAAGCGGACAATTAGTTGAAGAAGCTAAGATTGCTATCAATGAATTACTCCTGGAAAGAAACGAATAAGTCCTTCTGCTAACAGCGGTTTCACGCAATTGCTGCTTCCCTTGTAAAATGAACTTCTTTTTTCCATAACTTCGTTTCGTCCAGCCGAGAGTACTCAGCTTCGAAAGCCGCAACTGACGTGAAGCCGCCGGACGTTAGCTGAAATAGCAACTGAACGTACTGAACCAATAAACTAAATGAGAAAATACGAAATTAGAATTATTGATTTCAAAAATGTCAATACTTCTAGTGACATCTTAGAACTTTTTAACAGAGTACTGCGTTTCAAGAAACCAGTAGATCGCTTGGAAAAGCTGCACGAAAGCATTCATACTAGTGAAACACTATTTACAAATTTGTTTCTGTATAATTTTTATTATTTACAAGCTGAGTTTAATGAGGAATATAGATATTTATGGGATTTAATTCAGAATTATAACAGACGGTTTAAACCAAACAACATATATGTTGATTACATTTCTGAATTTTCTGAGTTAAATTATTGTTATGGCAAAGAAAATGCTCAAAGAGGCTGTAAACACTTATAACAATCAAAGGAGGCATTACAGCCTGGAGATGAAAACTCCCGAATTTGCACATAAGAATCAAATGCATCAATACAAATATTATAGCCTGAATTAATAACAAAAACAGTCAACCTATTTTAGGACAAGACAGTCGCCGCAAAAAATCTAGAAAATTACAATATGAAATTTCGAAATTGGGAAATAATTGCTGATAAAAAATACAACGATGAAATTTACAGTAATCTTAAAGGCGGAATCGCTGATGGTTGCCAATGTAATGACTGCAGAAATTTTGTAAAAAACAGACAAGATATTTTTCCCCAAGAAATTAAAACTTTGCTGGCAGAACTTGGAATAGACTACACTAAAGAAGCTGACAACATACATCTGCAAAAGTTGAAAAATGGTTTGCATTCATATCTTGCACTATTTCATTTTAGAGGGGAAATTACGAAATTAGAAGATGAAACTGGGCTACTGCCTTTAAACGATAATCTAATCATTAATTTTGGCTTACCTGACGGACAAATACTTTTTCCCAATGTAGAACGTCTCGTTCAAATCGAGTTTTACATTGAAATGCCATGGACAATTGAAAAAGAACTGGAAAGTGATTGATCAAAAAAAAGCCCTGCCGCTAACAGCGGTTTCACGCAATTGCTGCTTTTCGTGTAAAATGAACTTCTTTTTTCCATAACTTCGTCTTGTCCAGCCGAGAATACTCAGTTCCAGAAGCCGCAACTGACGTGAAGCCGCCGGACGTTATGCGTGATTTTTGTTGTGTTGAAAGTTGGAGCTGCGCTCCTTTTTGGTTTTGGGTGATTGGCTTGTGACTACATACGTTTACATTGTCTTGGGATCAATATTAAAACCAACGCATAACAGCGGTTTCACGCAATTGCTGCTTCCCTTGTAAAATGAACTTCTTTTTTCCATAACTTCGTTTTGTCCAGCCGAGAGTACTCAGTTCCAAACGCCGCAACTGACGTGAAGCCGCCGGACGTTAGCAGAAATTTTAAAAACCACGCATGGTAATATCGTCGGACATCATCGCATTAATCGCAAGCGCAATTTCAATATTTGCTCTTCTCATTACTTTTCTTAACTACAGAAGAGACCGCAATAAAACTAACCAAGATTATATCTTTCAGGAAAAAGTTATCGCATATAAAGACTTGATATATCAAGCAAGCGAATCTTATGAATTGTTATTTCAACTTGTACAAGAAGTTCAAGACTATGAAGGAACGAATGAAGATTGGGTCAGTTTTTATGAAAAGGAATGCGGTAATTATTATAAACTTGGCTATGATTTTCAAAAAGTTGTTTTTCGATGCATTCCAATATTACCTAATGATATCTATTTGAGATTGGATGAATTTTCCCATGAATCTATTCATTTCGTTACTTCTGCTTTTCATAAAAATGCCGAGTTAACTATAACGGCTTACGACAATTTAGAATTGACTCTTAAAAAGATTATTGAGCTTATTAGGATTGATTTGAAGGTTGAGAAATTGAATGTCAACCTGTCGAAACGACTCGAATAAAAACTTCTGCTAACAGCGGTTTCACGCAATTGCTACTTTTCTTGTAAAATGTAACACCTTTTTCCATAACTTCGTTCTGTCCAGCCGAGAGTACTCAGTTCCAGAAGCCGCAACTGACGTGAAGCCGCCGGACGTTATGCGATATATTTGACAAACCGCAAAAACCTTACCATGAGAAAACTTCTTTTTTTCCTTTTTATGAATCTAAGTATTTACGCCCAAAGTGATAAAATCAATTACATTGAATTAATATATGAACACTCTTGGCAAAATTTCGCTACTAGTGTACGAATTGAATCATCATTCGTAAATAATGCAGAACCTGTAAAATTGAGGGCTTGTGTAGGAGAAAAATGTAGAGACACATTATTGAGTAGAGAAAGTTTCGACAAATTATACAATGCAGTTATAAATATTGAACCTAAAAAAATGGCGGAAGGTTTTGAGATTGGCGGTGATGGCGCTGTTACTACAATTAAATTTGGATCTCTTTCAAACAATATCTCCTACTCTATATGGGGTGTAGATAAAGATGACGCAATATTTACTTTTACTGACTTTTTGAAGGCTGCTCAATTAATTTTAGAATTCGCAAAACTTAAAATAGAAGAAATCAATTAATACATCGCATAACAGCGGTTTCACGCAATTGCTTCTACTCCTGTAAAATGTAACCGCTTTTTCCATAACTTCGTTCTGTCCACGCCGAGAGTACTCAGTTTCAAATGCCGCAACTGACGTGAAGCCGCCGGACGTTATATGCCATTTCTGAAAACCGATACCGATACTCATGAAAAAACAATTTACATTTTTGATCTTCATTTTTTCAAGCATTTGTAGTGCTCAAAACTGTATTGACTGGAAACTTTCTAAGACTTTCGATTTTGATATAATGGCAAAATCAGATGATCCAAGTAGTTTAAGCAAAACTCGAATTGTCGTGAAAGTATTTAATAAAATCAAAAAAATACAACTTCAGACTATAGTTATTGAAAGTGAATCTATTCTCACGTCTAAAAGTTATCCTTGTGTAAATAATAATTCATATGCAACAGATACTTTTCTAAAATCCGTTGACAACGATTTCGGCGACGTGATTGTTGTAGACTTTAATTTCGATGGAAAAGAAGATGTTGCTCTAAAGCGTGAAGAAGGTGGAAATGGCGGTCCACTTTATAACTTTTATATTCAATCTGAAAATGAGCAATTTATATTAGATAAATATTTATCTGATGAAGTCGCTTACTTTCCATATTATATAGACAGCAAAGAAAAAACGCTCAGTGTCAGGTCTCGAATAAATTCAGTCAGCAATGAGGAAATAAAATATTTATATAATGATAGAAAGCAAACTTGGATAAGATTATAAATGAAAAAATATTGAAACGGCATATAACAGCGGTTTCACGCAATTGCTGCTTCCCTTGTAAAATGAACTTCTTTTTTCCATAACTTCGTTTGGTCCAGCCGAGAGTACTCAGTTCCAAATGCCGCAACTGACGTGAAGCCGCTGGACGTTAGCAGCAAGTTTTGGGCGACCGAACTCAAATCAACGACTTTAAACTCATGGAAAAATTCACTCTAAACGCTGAAAAAAAATTTAAATATGTTACTTATGGTTTGGCAATTTCACCTTTAATATTTATAATTACGCTTATCACTTTTTATATCCATGCAAATGTTATTTTGGGTTACACAAACATTTCAGGAATTAATCCGGACAATCTTTTTTTATATTATGCTTATCAAACTATTATAATTGTTAGTTTCATTTTATCATTCTTTGGATTTTTCATTTGGTTAATTGTTAATATGATTTGGTTTCTTAAATACAAACCAACATGGAATCTGAAACTTGCAATTTTCACTTTCTCCTGTTATTTAGCTGGATCTTTATTAGTTTTTTCCAAAGTGATGGAATTTGCTCTTGATTAAACCTGCTGCTAACAGCGGTTTCACGCAATTGCTACTTTCATTGTAAAATGAACTTCTTTTTTCCATAACTTCGTTTTGTCCATTCGAGAATACTCAGTTCCAAATGCCGCAACTGACGTGAAGCCGCAGGACGTTGTGCGACATTTTTGCGCCGATTCAGGAAACTAACGCAACACTTTTTAACCTAAATTAGTGTTGTATGAAAACAAAATTTACCCGTTTAAATCTTGCTGAAAGGATACAGATTGAGAAGCTTTTTGATAAGGGATTATCCGCCTCAGCTATCGCTGTTTTACTTGGGAGGCACAAGTCCACCATCACCCGAGAACTTAAGAAAACGCATTACAAAACCTATCTGGCAATCAATGCACATATCAGGTCCGTTAAGATATGCAGCGCCAAAAACTATGGACGGTCGAAGATCTCAGGCAACAAGAAATTGTATGATTATGTGGTGAAACACCTGCGCAAAAGATGGTCACCGGAGCAGATTTCATTATCTTTAAAAAAGAAATTCCCAAACCAGAAACACATGCAGACAAGCCACGAAACCATCTATTATTTTGTATACCTCCACAGCAAGAAATCACTCAAGGAGGAACTCATCAAACAGCTCCGGCAGCAGCGAAAAACACGCGGATCAAGGCATACCAAAGCCGTACGCGACGTAAAGATAACCGATCGGATAAGCATCGATGAGCGGCCTGAAGAAGTGAAGGGACGCCAGATCCCGGGGCATTGGGAGGGCGACCTCATTGTCGGGAAGGAACACGGCTCATACATCGGTACACTGGTCGAAAGGTCATCACGCTATGTCATCCTGGTACACCTGCAGAACAAGGAGGCAGCCACAGTCCGAAAGGCATTCGAGCAGGAATTGGCAAAACTGCCGAAAATCATGCGAAAGAGCCTCACATACGATAATGGGACCGAGATGGCACAACACAAATTACTCACCAAAACAACCAAAATGAAAGTCTATTTTACACACCCATACAGCCCATGGGAAAGGCCCACAAACGAAAATACGAACGGATTGCTCCGCGATTATTTCCC
The nucleotide sequence above comes from Flavobacterium magnum. Encoded proteins:
- a CDS encoding XAC2610-related protein; protein product: MKKQFTFLIFIFSSICSAQNCIDWKLSKTFDFDIMAKSDDPSSLSKTRIVVKVFNKIKKIQLQTIVIESESILTSKSYPCVNNNSYATDTFLKSVDNDFGDVIVVDFNFDGKEDVALKREEGGNGGPLYNFYIQSENEQFILDKYLSDEVAYFPYYIDSKEKTLSVRSRINSVSNEEIKYLYNDRKQTWIRL
- a CDS encoding IS30 family transposase — protein: MKTKFTRLNLAERIQIEKLFDKGLSASAIAVLLGRHKSTITRELKKTHYKTYLAINAHIRSVKICSAKNYGRSKISGNKKLYDYVVKHLRKRWSPEQISLSLKKKFPNQKHMQTSHETIYYFVYLHSKKSLKEELIKQLRQQRKTRGSRHTKAVRDVKITDRISIDERPEEVKGRQIPGHWEGDLIVGKEHGSYIGTLVERSSRYVILVHLQNKEAATVRKAFEQELAKLPKIMRKSLTYDNGTEMAQHKLLTKTTKMKVYFTHPYSPWERPTNENTNGLLRDYFPKGTDLSVHSKAHLKKVQKELNERPRKVLDVRSPIEVFKELILDKIPL